TGGTGAGGAGTCGGATTCAGATAATCAGGAAGCGGGTGCGACCGGCGAAGCGACCGAAGCATTCGTGCCAGCGGAACAGGATCAGATCGACGTCGACCTGATCGAACGAAATCCCTACCAGCCTCGTCAGGATTTCGAAGCGGATTCGCTGAAGGAACTGGAAGGCAGTATTCGCCAGCATGGCGTTCTGCAACCGTTGCTGGTACGTCCTTTTGACGGAGCCTACCAGTTGATCGCCGGAGAGCGGCGGTTGAAGGCGGCCCGTGAAGCTGGTTTGAAAACCGTTCCCTGCCGCGTGCTGAATCTGGAAGAACGTCAGGTTTGTGAAGTCGCGATCGAGGAGAATCTCAAACGTAAAGACCTGAATGTTCTGGAAAAGGCGCAGGCTTTCAAGAACTACCTGAGTCAGTTTGACAGTACGATTGAGCAACTGGCCCAACGGCTCAGCCTCGACCGTTCGACCGTCAATAATATGATCCGTCTGCTCGATCTGGCCGAACCGGTCAAGCAGGCCCTGCATGCGGAAAAAATTTCTGCCGGTCACGCACGCACCCTGTTGAGTCTGGACGAGCAACGTCAGATCTCAATGTGCGAGCAGATCCAGTCGGAGTCACTCTCCGTTCGCAAGACTGAAGCGGAAGTCCGTAAGATTCTGAAAGGGGAAGCAGACACCGTTCCCTTTGAGAGTACGAAGAAGACCACAGAGACGCCGCAGATGACCAACCATCTGGTGGACCTGCAGCAACAGCTCCGCGAGATCCTGGGAGCCCAAGTCGAGATCAAACTCAAGACCGATCACTCGGGACAGATTCTGATCCCCTTTGATTCGAATGAAACCTTTGAGCGGATCACCGGAGTGCTACGGAAGTCTGCCTGAGGCGAATACCGAACCCAAAAAGAAATCAGCGGCGAACCCGAAATGCATCACTTGCTTTTCGGGTTTGCTTTTTGCTCCAGATTCAATTTGATCTGCCGGAACGTCGGATTGCCTGGCTGCAACTGCAGCAGCAGATCGACCGACTCCAAAGCCTGTTTCCAGCCCTGCTGTTTCTCGTAGAGCAGTGTGAGCATCAAGCGGAAGTCGGCAGACTGCGGTTCCAGTTCACAGGCTTTCTTGAGTGTCGTCACCGCTTCGTCTTCCCGCCCCAGCAGATAGTAGAGCAGTCCCAGACGATATTGCAGCAGCGCATTCTCGGGAAGCAGTTTGGCATCACGGGCCAGGAGCTCAGCTTCTTTGCTCCGCAGCTCTCTGGCTTCTTCCGTCCGTCCCTGCTGTTCGAGAAGCTGTGCCAGGTTCGATCGCGGACCAGCGACCGCGGGGGCGAGCTTGATTGCGGTCCGGAATTCCTGTTCTGCTTTTTTGAGATCCCCCTGATTCGCATAGAGAATTCCCAGACTCATGTGGGAGCCAGTCTGGTCACCGTCCGCCATTAAACCTGCCTTGTATTCTTCCAGCGCGTTTTTCAGGTTCCGCTGGTTCTGTTTGGTGTCCGGCAGAATCGGGAGCGACGAAAGAATGCGCGCGACCTCGGTTCTGACACCCCGCGAGGAATCGGTCAGTCCCTTGGCCAAGAGCTTGCCGATATCGTTAGCTTCCTCCCGGGAACTGGGACTCCAGCCTTCAAACCCACGCAGGGCGGCCAGACGAACGAGTTCTTCTTTTGACTTCAAAGATCGCTCGACAACCTTTCGGCTCTCGGGATTATTGTAGCGGGTGGCCAATAACGAAACCGCGGTGGCACGAACAACCGGCCCGACTTCTTTTTCCCGTGTCAGTTTGATGAGAGCACGTTCGGCTTCCGGTTTCCCTGCACGGCCCGCTGCCAGGATTTCACCGTAGTGGGGATCATCGCGCCGCTTGGTGCCGTACCATTTATCGACGGCCTTCGCCGCCCATTCAGGAGTTTCATCAGCTTTGGTGTGACATTGATTACAGGCATTGGGAGTCCCCAGCTTAACGGTCAGATCGGGACGCGGAATCCGTAAGCTGTGATCCCGCCTTGGGTCGACCACCATGTAGGTCTTGGAAGGCATATGACACTCGACGCAAGACGCCCCCGTGCTGCCCACCTTATGGTGGTGGTGACTGGGCACGTCATACTTGGCTTCGAGGTGACATTGAGTACAAAGTTTGTTGCCGGGAAATTTGAGTTTCAGGGAATGGGGGTCGTGGCAGTCAGTGCAGCGGACCCCTTTGCGATACATCTTACTTTGCGTGAACGATCCGAAGACATACACCTCTTCGTTGATCTGCCCATCCGGATGATACAGATGGTCTTCGAGCAGCGAGAGTGCATAGTGATCGTGAAACCGATCGAGGGGAGTATGTCCGGGGGCGACGTGCCTGCGATGCGAATGACAGGGAGCACAACTCTCAAGTTGCGCGGTCGCATCTTTTCCTTTGAGTTTGGCCAGTCCATATCCATAGTGACGATCCCAGAACAGGGAACGGGAGTTGGCCAGCTTCACGTGAATCGAACCAGGACCGTGACAGGCTTCACAACTGACCCGCATTTCGGAAAACGAAAAGTTGTGTGTGTCAGAAGCAACGTCATAATTTTTGGACCAGTTCGTGGTGTGGCATTCGGCACACATGTGATTCCAGTTCTGAGCAGAACCGCTCCAGTGTAACGGATCATCTGGGCCAAACGGTTCGTCGGGGCTGGCGTAGTACCAGCGTTTCTGTTCCGTGTCCCAGGTAACCGGTAAGACCTGAATTTTGCCGCGTCCCAGATCCGCCAGATATTGCTGTAGTGGATGGACGCCGATCACGTACTTGACTTCAAACCGGTCTCGCTTGCCGTCCGGCCCCTGTGTGGTGACAAAATATTTGTCGTCTTGACGGGTCATGGTAGACGTGATGCCGAAGTGTTCCAGTTCGGTATCGTTGAAATCACCCAGCACAAATTCGGGAGTGGCCGGGTTCATCGCCAGATCGTGATCGGATTTTTTCCAGAGTGCGGCTTCTTTCTGATGGCATTCAAAACAGGTTTGACGACCGACGTAGGTTGCCTGCTCACCCTCGGGAAGACCAGACCACCAGTCAATGGCTAAGCCAATCGATGTGATACTCAGGAATATGATGACGCCGTAAATCCATCGTTTCTTCATCGCGCTAATGCTTTGTCTGTCTATCTCTGGAGGTCTGTCTGGTTGAATTCGAAGGTCTCGTTTCGCGGATCGCAGGCAAGTCTCCGTAATCGAATTTCCTTCCGATCGCGGAGATCACTCGGCGAAAGTACAGCTCACTCTACTCAATCTGGAGAATGTGTATTTCGTTACTTCTGTCATACACAATTTTCGAGAAGTGTGAAAGCAACCAGACCAGGAAACAGGATCAGACTTCATGGGTGGTTTCTTCCGGTACAACACCTTCAGGCACCGGCTGCTCTTCGCCTTTCACTTTCAACTCAGTCTCATCACTCAATTTCAGGAGAGGCAAGAACCGTCGCGCAATACGCGTCTCGACAGTGACACGAGAGTCATCGTTCGAATATTCGCGGGACAAAATCAACGAATGATCTTCCAGCTGCGACAGCAACTTTCCATTTCCAACGGGCGTTTCGACTTCAATGATCACATATCCGGAAGCCAGACGGTCAATCACCGCTTGAGACAGACGGTCCAGTCCCTCGCCTGAAACCGCACTCACACTGATCGCGTTTTCATATTTCAGACGTAACACATCGAGCTTCGATCTGTCTTCAACTTTGTCTGTTTTGTTGAATACCAGAATCGCATTTTTGTAATCGATCCCGATTTCATCCAGAACTTTATTGACCGTTTTGATATGGTGTTCCACTTCCGGATTACTGGAGTCGACCACGTGCAATAACAGGTCTGCCTGTCTCGCTTCTTCCAGAGTCGATTTAAATGAAGCGACTAGATGGTGTGGCAGGTCGCGAACAAAACCAACTGTATCGCTGAGCAAGATTTCTCCCCAATGCGGAAGCTCCCAACGTCGGGTGCGAGTATCCAGCGTGGCGAATAATTTGTCAGCGATATAGACGTCCGCGCCCGTGAGCGCATTCATCAGTGTGCTCTTACCCGCGTTTGTGTATCCCACAAGCGAGACGGTCAGATGCTGAAATCGATGAGACACCGTCCGCTCGCGGCGGCGTTCCACTTCCGATAGTTTTCGCTTCAGTTCGGCGACCCGTTTATCTAACAGTCGACGGTCGGTTTCCAGCTGCTTTTCACCAGGACCACGGCCCGCGCCGACGCCCCCTTCGATGCGTTCCAAGTGAGTCCACAGACGCTTCAACCGAGGTCGGAAGTAAAGTAGCTGAGCCAACTCGACCTGCAACTTGGCTTCGTAGGTTTTGGCGTGGGTGGCAAAGATATCCAGAATCAGTTCACTGCGATCCACAATGACGGTCCCGGTCTCTTCTTCAATATTCCTCCCCTGCGAAGGAGAAAGATTATTATCAAAAACGATGAGCTCAGCATCGACGTGCTTCACCATCTGCTTGAGTTCTTCGAGCTTGCCTTTCCCAAGGCAGGTGGCCGGGTGAGGATTCTCTCGATTCTGGACGAGAGTGCCGACAACTTTGACGCCAGCCGTCTCGACGAGTCCTTTTAACTCATCGAGTGCCTGATCTTTTTCTATGTGGTTGGAAGGGGAAATCACAGAGACCAGAATGGCTCGTTTTGCTTTGACTTGTAGTTCTTCTCGTTTTGGATCCGCCAAGGAGGTTCAACCTTATCTATTTAATAGGGGGAGAATAAAAAGGGGACCAGCTTTCTGTCCCTGCTCCTACTCTCCATTTTAACAGGTTCTCCAGGGGAGAATAGGCTATTTATCTCTCCAGACACCAATTCGTGGTGGTAAGTTCAGGTTACACCTTGTTTTGTCGAAACGGTGATCTGCTCAGACTTGAGAAGCAGGGAGAAGATACAAATGTTTAAGAGGGCGTTTTCATTAAAACAACATCCAATGCGTCTGCGCGAGTACAGGCTTCCCAGTATTTTTTAAATTCCGGGTACTGATCTTCGAAGACGATGCCCCCGAGATGATCGACTTCGCGCTGACAGATTAGCTGCGAATTCTCTACAAAGACCGTCGCCTGATAGCGGCCCCAGGCGCACTCAAGCTTGTGCTCGTAAGGCAACCCATACCCCTGATAGCCGGCGGGGATTTTTATTTTGTGAGTGTCGGAGAAGCGAATAGGATTGGGAGTCTGTAACGCAGAAGTTCTTTTTTGAACATTGACGATGCCCACAGTATGCATCGAGCCAATCCAGGGAATGCGAAATAAAATGATCTCATCAATCTGTCGCGACCATTGATCCAGAGTCGTCTGATAACAGTAGCTGACATCGCGCGCAATGTCCTTTAGATTGAGAAACCGCGGCGATTCAATCCGGGCGCCGGTCAAGTGTGAGGCGAGTTCTTTTTCCAGCATCATCACCGTCGACTCTTGATTGCGATACATATATTTCAAACGGAACTCCATTGCCGCATCACCGGATGTTGTCACTTCCGCCTTGAATTGATAACTGCAGTCCTCCGATAACAGACCTTCACAAGAGCGACTGATTTGCTGACCCTGGGGGCCCTCTTCAGGAATCGTTGTCAGCTCGCCTCCTTCAGAATCCAGGAGTAGCGCCTGGGTCCCCTGATCGTTGTAGGGAAGATCTTTAAACGTAACGGGGCCCCCGGCGGGATCCAACCAGAGCCGCTCTCCCTGTTCTAAGGTCACACAGACAATCGCATGATCAAAGCGCGCTCCCGGCAGAAACGAAACCGTGCCATTCATCCGCGTCAACAAAATCGCAATCGCCGCTTCGATTTTGAGATGCCTGAGCATGGAAACCATCAGCGAAGATTTGTCTTTACAGTCGCCGCGCATGTCCTCCAGCATCGATCCCATTTCACGAGTTTTCTCCAGGTTCAATTCGTTGGGGTGCCTGCCGTAACGTACATCTTCAGAACTGTATTTATAAATGGAATAGATTTTATCCTCTGTGGTTTGATCTTCACTGGTGAGTTCCTCTGCCAGTTTTTGAATCTGGGGAGGTGTCCTGACAGGAGGCTCCAGGTCTTTCATGTAGAATTTTGTGATCGGGCTCCAGGAGGAAAGTGTGGTGATATCAATCCAGGGAAGTACGTCGCGCGGGTGAGGTGTGCCATCATCGGTTTCATAACCGGGGATGTCGTGCAGATCCCACTGGTAGACTTGGTAGCTTCCCTGTTTCCATGTGCGCGGCTCTTTATCTGAACGATGTAATTGGTATTCCAATGCAAACGGTTCGGCAACCGCGACGGTATACCGCAGTCGACGGCAGGGGATTGCGAACTGAATATATTCCTGTCCCCACATGCAGGCCGCGATGCGATCGGGAACAAAGAAGTCCTGCTGTTCCTCAAGTTCGACAGTCACGCCGGGGCGGAGCGGATAAAAGTTGAGAGCAATCTGCCCGTAGGGTTGGATCACTTTCTTCGCTTTCTTCACACTGCCATCAGGCTGATATACTTTCGCGGTCTGAATTTTATGCAGCGATGTATTTCGATCATAAAAGCGATAGACTTCATCCCACTGCGCCAGCGATTCGTTCGCATAAAGTTTGGTCACATTATGCGCACGTCTGGTAATCGTTCCATCGCGATGCAGAACTGCCGTCGCATCAGAGAGCAGAATAAATTCTCCCCAGTGTTGTAATTCGTCGTCTGAGATATCGGGAATACAAACTTTGTCTGATGATATCCGTGGCGCAAAAGAAGAGGTCTTTCGCGCCATCTTAAAGCGGGTTCGCCAAAGCTTCCGTTTTGGTTTTACGGTTCCGTCTTTGCTGGTTTGATTCAATGCAGGAACTCTTTCAATCTATTGAAAGTCAACAGGTAGGCTGAATCGTATTGTAGCGTGGATTCAAACCAGAGTTCCAGTACAAGCCTCAGGAATGTGCCCTAATGTATATGTTGTAAAGTCAGATCATACAGGCACTTGGAATGCGAGAATTCGAATTTGAGAGAGGTAGAAATAGAAGAAGCGATCGAAATCACGATCGCTTCTTACTCGTTATGGCTTGTTGATTTTCAGCAGCTAAAGAGAGAAATTATTTCTTCTTCTTAGCGGCTTTTTTCTTAGCAGCTTTTTTCTTTGGTGCTGCTTTTTTCTTCACTGCTTTTTTCTTTGCTGCCTTTTTCTTTGGGGCGGCTTTTTTCTTAGCAGCTTTCTTCTTTGGAGCAGCTTTCTTTTTAGCAGCTTTCTTTTTCACTGCTTTTTTCTTTGGAGCTGCCTTTTTCTTAGCAGCTTTTTTCTTTGGAGCTGCTTTTTTCTTTGGTGCTGCTTTTTTCTTTGCCTTTTTCTTTGCCACCGCAAATCCTCCTTTGAGAGTTAAACGAGGGCTGCCTTGCCGCTGGCTCCGGGCTATAAGTCGGCAAAGGTCTGCCACAACGAATAAGAATTGAGCTTGTCAACCTTGACAAACCCCGATGTTCGCCCTCGTTGAAAATGAATGATTTTTCAATCAAATGATTTTTTTAATTGACACTCATTACGCAATAAGGACTTACATCTATTTATTGGCCATCATCGTAAATATTTCCCAAAATTCTGCAAGCCATTTATTCATTATTTGCGAGTTTTGGGCTTGCTGTAAAGCTTCGCGTACTTTGCGCTTAAAAGCAAAAGTGCGCAGAAAACAAAATGAGTTTACTCTGACAAACGAAACGACAAAAAAACAAGAGGTCAATTTAACGCTACTATTGTAGCATTAAAACGACCTCTTGTATTTTAGTTGATTCAATTTGTCTTTGAGTATCGCGTTTAAAAACAGAGTCGGTTCGTTTTTAAAATGACGCGAAAATGGGGCAAGATTTTTTTTGACGTTTTCGAATTTTTTTTTGCTTCATCGCTTGATTAGAGGGTTTTAGACGCTTTCCCAGACCTCTTTCATGTAACGAAAACTTTCGCGCGCGATATGTTCTGCGCCCGGTTCGTAGTCAAAAACTTCGACTGAGATCCATCCCTGGTAACCACTTTCCTTCAGCGCTTTGAAGATGGGATGGTAATCAGTATCACCCATTCCTGGTCCCAGGAGGTTGAGATCATTCACATGGAAGTGTCCCGTCTCTGCGGCATACTTATGAATGAGTTCCGGGATGGATTCTGTTTCTGCTCCCAGCATCGCTTTCACATCCTGGTGTAATACAAAATTATCGGCTCCCACCATGTCGATCAACTCCATTGCTTCCGCACAGGTGTTTACAAAATCAGTCTCTTTGGTGGTTAATGGTTCCATGCAGATCCGAACCCCTCGTTCGGCAATCGCAGGCAGAGCGTTTCGGAATACTTCAGCTGCGTTTTCATACGCCTGCGACCGAGACATGCCTTCTTCAATATTCCGCTGAAATGGCGAGCCAAACACCATTAAATCACCGCCCAGATCCGCACACAGATCTCCCAACTCGACCAGATAATCGGCCGTTTTCTGCCG
This window of the Gimesia fumaroli genome carries:
- a CDS encoding ParB/RepB/Spo0J family partition protein; translation: MEDQNQNPTDNPAEQSETPGAPRRRLGRGLNALLGRGGEESDSDNQEAGATGEATEAFVPAEQDQIDVDLIERNPYQPRQDFEADSLKELEGSIRQHGVLQPLLVRPFDGAYQLIAGERRLKAAREAGLKTVPCRVLNLEERQVCEVAIEENLKRKDLNVLEKAQAFKNYLSQFDSTIEQLAQRLSLDRSTVNNMIRLLDLAEPVKQALHAEKISAGHARTLLSLDEQRQISMCEQIQSESLSVRKTEAEVRKILKGEADTVPFESTKKTTETPQMTNHLVDLQQQLREILGAQVEIKLKTDHSGQILIPFDSNETFERITGVLRKSA
- a CDS encoding tetratricopeptide repeat protein, whose translation is MKKRWIYGVIIFLSITSIGLAIDWWSGLPEGEQATYVGRQTCFECHQKEAALWKKSDHDLAMNPATPEFVLGDFNDTELEHFGITSTMTRQDDKYFVTTQGPDGKRDRFEVKYVIGVHPLQQYLADLGRGKIQVLPVTWDTEQKRWYYASPDEPFGPDDPLHWSGSAQNWNHMCAECHTTNWSKNYDVASDTHNFSFSEMRVSCEACHGPGSIHVKLANSRSLFWDRHYGYGLAKLKGKDATAQLESCAPCHSHRRHVAPGHTPLDRFHDHYALSLLEDHLYHPDGQINEEVYVFGSFTQSKMYRKGVRCTDCHDPHSLKLKFPGNKLCTQCHLEAKYDVPSHHHHKVGSTGASCVECHMPSKTYMVVDPRRDHSLRIPRPDLTVKLGTPNACNQCHTKADETPEWAAKAVDKWYGTKRRDDPHYGEILAAGRAGKPEAERALIKLTREKEVGPVVRATAVSLLATRYNNPESRKVVERSLKSKEELVRLAALRGFEGWSPSSREEANDIGKLLAKGLTDSSRGVRTEVARILSSLPILPDTKQNQRNLKNALEEYKAGLMADGDQTGSHMSLGILYANQGDLKKAEQEFRTAIKLAPAVAGPRSNLAQLLEQQGRTEEARELRSKEAELLARDAKLLPENALLQYRLGLLYYLLGREDEAVTTLKKACELEPQSADFRLMLTLLYEKQQGWKQALESVDLLLQLQPGNPTFRQIKLNLEQKANPKSK
- the hflX gene encoding GTPase HflX, producing the protein MADPKREELQVKAKRAILVSVISPSNHIEKDQALDELKGLVETAGVKVVGTLVQNRENPHPATCLGKGKLEELKQMVKHVDAELIVFDNNLSPSQGRNIEEETGTVIVDRSELILDIFATHAKTYEAKLQVELAQLLYFRPRLKRLWTHLERIEGGVGAGRGPGEKQLETDRRLLDKRVAELKRKLSEVERRRERTVSHRFQHLTVSLVGYTNAGKSTLMNALTGADVYIADKLFATLDTRTRRWELPHWGEILLSDTVGFVRDLPHHLVASFKSTLEEARQADLLLHVVDSSNPEVEHHIKTVNKVLDEIGIDYKNAILVFNKTDKVEDRSKLDVLRLKYENAISVSAVSGEGLDRLSQAVIDRLASGYVIIEVETPVGNGKLLSQLEDHSLILSREYSNDDSRVTVETRIARRFLPLLKLSDETELKVKGEEQPVPEGVVPEETTHEV
- a CDS encoding DUF3857 domain-containing protein, with product MNQTSKDGTVKPKRKLWRTRFKMARKTSSFAPRISSDKVCIPDISDDELQHWGEFILLSDATAVLHRDGTITRRAHNVTKLYANESLAQWDEVYRFYDRNTSLHKIQTAKVYQPDGSVKKAKKVIQPYGQIALNFYPLRPGVTVELEEQQDFFVPDRIAACMWGQEYIQFAIPCRRLRYTVAVAEPFALEYQLHRSDKEPRTWKQGSYQVYQWDLHDIPGYETDDGTPHPRDVLPWIDITTLSSWSPITKFYMKDLEPPVRTPPQIQKLAEELTSEDQTTEDKIYSIYKYSSEDVRYGRHPNELNLEKTREMGSMLEDMRGDCKDKSSLMVSMLRHLKIEAAIAILLTRMNGTVSFLPGARFDHAIVCVTLEQGERLWLDPAGGPVTFKDLPYNDQGTQALLLDSEGGELTTIPEEGPQGQQISRSCEGLLSEDCSYQFKAEVTTSGDAAMEFRLKYMYRNQESTVMMLEKELASHLTGARIESPRFLNLKDIARDVSYCYQTTLDQWSRQIDEIILFRIPWIGSMHTVGIVNVQKRTSALQTPNPIRFSDTHKIKIPAGYQGYGLPYEHKLECAWGRYQATVFVENSQLICQREVDHLGGIVFEDQYPEFKKYWEACTRADALDVVLMKTPS
- a CDS encoding sugar phosphate isomerase/epimerase family protein, producing MKFAICQELFVDWDWEKQCNLIAEIGYKGIELAPFAFADRPAAISADQRASLKQTAESHGLEIFGLHWLLAKTEGLHLTTSDAAVRQKTADYLVELGDLCADLGGDLMVFGSPFQRNIEEGMSRSQAYENAAEVFRNALPAIAERGVRICMEPLTTKETDFVNTCAEAMELIDMVGADNFVLHQDVKAMLGAETESIPELIHKYAAETGHFHVNDLNLLGPGMGDTDYHPIFKALKESGYQGWISVEVFDYEPGAEHIARESFRYMKEVWESV